DNA from Geminicoccaceae bacterium:
TGGCGAAGCGCTCATGAACGCGGTCTGAATCGAAGCGATCGATTTCAAGGCTCCATGAATGATCGGTTTTCGTCGAAAGATCGGCGTGGCGGGGAAGTGCTGCCGCCGATGCGCAGCTGAGCGCGCAGTACCCGGGAAGCCACGCCGGTCCTGCCCTTAATCTGGGCTGCGAGCGCTGCGACGGCGTATTCTGCGATTTCGATCTGTGGCTGGATGACAGTCGTCAGGTGGGGCTGGATGATGTCGGCCATGGCAATGCCATCGAACCCGGTCACCGAAACGTCGCCCGGCACGTCGAGCCCTGCCGCATGGACGGCCGAGATGAAACCGATGGCCATGGCATCGCTGGCCGCGACAATGGCGGTCGGGTGTCGGGGCATGGCGAGGTAGGCGTTGGCGGCGTCGACGCCACTCCCCATTTCGAAATCGCCTTCGAAGCGTACCGGTTTCGGTCCGCCCGCACCGTCTGCGCATGTCTGCAGGGCTCTCCAGCGCAGGTCGTCGACCGGATCGCGGGCGGGGCCGCTGAGATAGCCGAGCCAACGATGGCCGAGACCGCTCAGATGGTCGAAGGCGAGGCCGATTGCATGGGATTCGTCCAGCAGCATGGAGGGGATATCGCGGTCGAAGGGCTGACTCACCGCGACAGCGGGCAGAATGCCGTTGCCAACGAGCCCCCGGCGACCGCAAAGGACCGAACCATTGAGCAGAATGGCGCCCGCCACCTGGCCGCCATATGCGAGGTCCGCCAGTCGTTGCGCCTTCTCGCCGTCGTCATCGAGATTGCCGACAAGAAGGGCAAACCCCCGGCGTGACAGGGCTCGGTCGATATGTTGCAGCAATTCACTGAAAAACGGCGTGATGAGATTGGGGACGACCACCAGTGCCAGATTGCCCCCGGCGCCACGCAGGGCTCGTGCGGTCGGATTGGGGCTGTAGCCGGTACTCTGGATCGCAGCCTGCACGCGTGCACGGGCCTCGGCCGAGACCATGTCGGGGTGACTCAGAGTGCGGCTCACGGTTGCGATCGACACCCCCGCCAGTCCGGCCACATCGGAGATCCGTGGTATTTTGACCTTTCCTGATTGCAGCTTGAGATTTTCGTGCACGCCCACATCCTGTCATCTACAGTTGACATCATGCTCGGGTATGATAGCGAATGTAAACGTTTTCATAAAAAACGGGGGCAGGTGCAACCTTGAGGTTTCACCGATGCCCCACGTGCGAACAGGGAGTAAAGCGTCATGTCGAAGCTTCGCCAGGCCATGATGGCTGGCTGCCTCTCGCTTTCCATCGCCTTTCCCGTTGCCGCGGAGGAGATGAAAGCCGAGGTCATTCACTGGTGGACCTCGGGCGGCGAGTCCGCGGCCATCAAGACCTTTGCCGATGAGTTCACGGCCCGTGGCGGTACCTGGATCGATCAGGCCATTGCCGGTGGCGAGAATGCTCGCACCCAGGGAATCAACCGGATCATCGGCGGCAATCCACCCACCGCCATGCAACTGAACACCGGCAAGCAGTTCGATGAACTGGTCGAGGCCGACCTGCTTCGCAACCTGGATGACATAGCCGAGGCGGGCCACTGGCGCGACAACCTGCCCAAGGTCATCGCGGATGCAGCGACGCGCAATGGCAGCTTCTATGCGGCGCCGATCAATATTCATGGACAGAACTGGTTCTTCTACAATGCTGAAGTGTTTGCCAACGCCGGAATTGAGCCACCGACGACTTTCGCCGAGCTGGTCGAAGACGGCAAGGCCCTGCGCGATGCGGGCGTCATTCCGCTGGCGCTCGGTGGTCAGTCCTGGCAGGAGCGCCTGACCTTCAATGCCGTGCTGCTCGGGGTTGGCGGCCGCGATACCTATTTCAAGGTGCTGCGCGACAAGGACGTCGATACCGTTCACGGTGACGCGTTCCGCAAGGTGGTTGAAACCTATGGTTCCATGCGCGATCTCGTGGACGAGGGAAGTCCAGGCCGCAACTGGAATGACGCCACTGCGATGGTCATCAACGGCAAGGCCGCGGTGCAGATCATGGGTGACTGGGCGAAGGGCGAATTCATCGCCGCCGGCATGACACCCGACAAGGAATATGGCTGTAACATCATTTCCCCGGATGAAGGCTTCATCATCGGAGGGGATGTCTTCGTATTCCCCGTTGTCGAGGGGGACGAGCAGAACGAGGCTCAGAGGGTTCTGGCTACATTGATGATGGAACCCGGCCCCCAGGTGGCATTCAACGAGAAGAAGGGTTCGATACCGGTCCTGCTCAATGTCGATGTGTCGGGCATGGATGTCTGTGCGCAGAAGGCCATGGCGTTGCTCCAGAATTCCGACCAGCAGATTCCCAGCAGCGATTTCCTCGTTTCGCCCGATATCGGCGGTGCCCTTCAGGATGCGATCACCCAGTTCTGGAATGCTCCCGAGATGAGCGTCGATGAATTCGTCGACCTCTATTCCGATGCGTTGCAATCCGGCTTCTAGTGCATCGATCGGGTGGATTTATCCGAAGCGGGTTTGACCGCTTCGGATACCATCCGCCCTTCTGAAGGGGGAAAGCCTCATGCCGACCGCCTCGCCCGGAGCAGGGAGAAAGTCAGCGCGATCGATCCGCTGGCGGCGTCAGTTGCCCGCGACCATGGCCTTGTTGCCGGCTGCCATCATTGTCGTGGTGGCGTATATCGGCTGCATGGTCTGGACGGTACGGCTGTCGTTCACCAGTTCCAAGCTTCTGCCGAAATTCGACTGGGTGGGACTGGGCCAGTATCAGCGCCTGTTTGCCAATGAGCGTTTCATCGTCTCCATCGAGAATCTCTTCATATTCGGTACATTGTTCATCGCCGGTTCTCTGGTGCTCGGGTTTCTCCTCGCCGTCTTCATCGACCAGCGGATCCGTGCGGAGGGAGTCTTCCGGACCATCTATCTCTACCCGCATGCCTTGTCGTTCATCGTGACCGGCCTCGTCTGGAGATGGTTCCTCAATCCCACATACGGTCTCCAGGAGATGGTCCGGAACATGGGATTCGAGACCTTCACGTTCGACTGGATCGTCAGCCGCGAGATGGCAATCTACACCATTGTCGTCGCCGCCATCTGGCAGGCTTCCGGTCTGGTCATGGCAATCCTGCTGGCAGGCCTGCGCGGCATCGACCAGGAGATCTGGAAAGCCGTCAAGGTCGACGGCATTCCCATATGGCGGGTGTATTGGTCCGTCATCCTGCCAATGCTCAAGCCAATGGTCGTCACCGCTACGGTGCTGTTGTCGCTGGCCGTGGTCAAGGTCTACGACATCGTCGTCGCCATGACCCAGGGCGGTCCGGGCATTTCCACAGAAGTTCCCGCCAAATTCGTCATGGATCACCTTTTCAATCGCGCCAATGTCGGCCTGGCGATGGCCTGTGCCACGGTCATGCTGCTGGCGGTGGTCGTTGTGATCAGCCCGTGGCTCTATCACCAATATGGACCGCGGAACCGGGACAAGCGGGCATGAACAGTGTCACCATGACCGAATTCACCGGCCCCAGCGGTCGCAGGCCGGCTCGTTTCAGCTGGGGCAGGGTGGGGGTCTACACTTTCCTGATCGGCGCTGCCCTGTTCTTCCTGCTGCCCTTGTGGATCATGATCGTCACGTCGCTCAAGACGATGGACGAAATCCGGCTGGGCTATCTCATGGCGTGGCCATCCGAGATCACCTTCGAACCCTGGGTCCACGCGTGGTCGCAAGCCTGTACCGGGCTCATCTGCGACGGCATCAGTGCCGGCTTCTGGAACTCGGTGCGCATCCTTGTCCCGTCGCTGATCCTCTCGGTTGCGATCGGCATGGTGAACGGCTATGCGCTGTCGTTCTGGCGGGTGCGGGGAGCCAACCTGCTGTTCGGCGTGCTGCTGTGCGGTGCGTTCATTCCCTACCAGGTGTTCCTCTATCCACTCGTG
Protein-coding regions in this window:
- a CDS encoding sugar ABC transporter permease, producing the protein MPTASPGAGRKSARSIRWRRQLPATMALLPAAIIVVVAYIGCMVWTVRLSFTSSKLLPKFDWVGLGQYQRLFANERFIVSIENLFIFGTLFIAGSLVLGFLLAVFIDQRIRAEGVFRTIYLYPHALSFIVTGLVWRWFLNPTYGLQEMVRNMGFETFTFDWIVSREMAIYTIVVAAIWQASGLVMAILLAGLRGIDQEIWKAVKVDGIPIWRVYWSVILPMLKPMVVTATVLLSLAVVKVYDIVVAMTQGGPGISTEVPAKFVMDHLFNRANVGLAMACATVMLLAVVVVISPWLYHQYGPRNRDKRA
- a CDS encoding LacI family DNA-binding transcriptional regulator, whose amino-acid sequence is MHENLKLQSGKVKIPRISDVAGLAGVSIATVSRTLSHPDMVSAEARARVQAAIQSTGYSPNPTARALRGAGGNLALVVVPNLITPFFSELLQHIDRALSRRGFALLVGNLDDDGEKAQRLADLAYGGQVAGAILLNGSVLCGRRGLVGNGILPAVAVSQPFDRDIPSMLLDESHAIGLAFDHLSGLGHRWLGYLSGPARDPVDDLRWRALQTCADGAGGPKPVRFEGDFEMGSGVDAANAYLAMPRHPTAIVAASDAMAIGFISAVHAAGLDVPGDVSVTGFDGIAMADIIQPHLTTVIQPQIEIAEYAVAALAAQIKGRTGVASRVLRAQLRIGGSTSPPRRSFDENRSFMEP
- a CDS encoding carbohydrate ABC transporter substrate-binding protein — protein: MAGCLSLSIAFPVAAEEMKAEVIHWWTSGGESAAIKTFADEFTARGGTWIDQAIAGGENARTQGINRIIGGNPPTAMQLNTGKQFDELVEADLLRNLDDIAEAGHWRDNLPKVIADAATRNGSFYAAPINIHGQNWFFYNAEVFANAGIEPPTTFAELVEDGKALRDAGVIPLALGGQSWQERLTFNAVLLGVGGRDTYFKVLRDKDVDTVHGDAFRKVVETYGSMRDLVDEGSPGRNWNDATAMVINGKAAVQIMGDWAKGEFIAAGMTPDKEYGCNIISPDEGFIIGGDVFVFPVVEGDEQNEAQRVLATLMMEPGPQVAFNEKKGSIPVLLNVDVSGMDVCAQKAMALLQNSDQQIPSSDFLVSPDIGGALQDAITQFWNAPEMSVDEFVDLYSDALQSGF